A segment of the Mytilus trossulus isolate FHL-02 chromosome 12, PNRI_Mtr1.1.1.hap1, whole genome shotgun sequence genome:
acacaatattCCAGGACTTCAAGACGAAGTGAAGGCGAAAGCTTTAAAAGTTTTGACCCCAGATAACGATATAACGCAAGAAATCAAGGTGTCTGgaaatgacgtcacaattatCACAACAACGCCAATGGGAACAACGGAAACGAAAGCTGCAGTTGGGGAAGAATCATCACAATCTGCAATTGATGGTAGTCCATTAAAGGTACCCTATATTTGCTCAAcaaagtttatataatatggctttcaaatgatttattacaaaatttctGCTTAACGATATGCACTTTGTTGACTCCttttaaataatacattaaaatttcaaaaagccATCGAAAATCGTCAAGATATTTAATCGTTACTTGAGGAACTATTTTCGTGTTAAATTGCTTTTGATTGTAAATCTGAAATGAAGTCACTGATacagattttgtttgtttttaccttttaggTGATATACAAACTAGATGGTGACAAACTAATTGAAGAACAAAAAGGATCATTTGAATCTGTCAATGTGAGGGCTCTAGAAGGCGGCCAACTTATCATGGTAACTTTAACCAACGTTATCTTAGTTTTAAATTAGTTGATTTGTAACTTGTgtccatatttaaaaaaaatatatacataaaatacgTCACTAGTCAAAGgagaatatttatttaatgcTTGATGGTCTTGCAATTAACATTCTTTCTTACATAAATATTTGACTTACTGAAAAACGAAAATAGTTATACATTACTTAGATTGAACATTTCCCGTTGACTAACTTTGTGTTAATGCAACTTATAAGATGAAATCTAAAAATGCTGTGTTTTAGTAATGGGTGAACTAATAATAGTTCCATTGTTTTATTCTATCATATATATGCAACAGAATAGCATTCAACGAGTCAAACTCTGAAGCTATACAAGTCTACCAGTTTTCTAATCAATTATACGGTAACTTGACTTACAATGAATATTGGTTCATATGACTTGCAACGCAATGAACCAATATCAGAAAACTGGTACCACTTGATTTTTAAATCTCTCACTGGCCCGTTTAAAGGTTTTTGTTTAGGCCTTTACCTTCTCAAGCTATTTGCAAAATGGACCAATCTCATTTAATCTACAGGCATGCTATTCTCTTTTGTTAGTAacttgcttaaaactttctttaTTTCCACTACTggttttaatgaaattaaagaaaGGAATCAAAAGTGGTTCtacaaaatacaaagaaaataaatactttGGCGCCAATATTGCTATTGCATTTTTGGTTTATTTCAGAAATTGGCAGCAGGAAATGGAGTCACATGTACAAGGAAgtatgataaaatttaaaagagagGGAAATCACCCCAAGCAACGTTTTTTGTATGCAGTGAAAACTAAAGTGTTCTTAAACCGACtttgaatttgtgtttttttgtgtaacaaactatttgtttttattaaccAAGTGCTATTAGATTCGTTATTATCGTGATaacttaaaatacatatatgtgGATAAGTCTTTATGCATTttaaatgcactttttaaaatGCTGTCAAACCACCCAGGATATGGAATGTTTTTGACGTCAAAATATCACTACTTGTGTTTACATTCAAAGACGAATTCTGTCTTTATAAATGCATATAAGGTACTTCAATTAAAGGATGTATCCAGTTGcttattgatttataatttgtcttatatgcattttttttattagttgttattgtctttgaaCTTACTGTCAGTAACTTCAAGTACCACATATCTatactaaaagagggacgaaagataccaaagggacagtcaaactcataaatctaaaacaaactgacaacgccatggctaacaatgaaaaagacaaa
Coding sequences within it:
- the LOC134693858 gene encoding sodium/calcium exchanger regulatory protein 1-like; translated protein: MAALNGKWKLSSGEKLQEYLDALGLQDEVKAKALKVLTPDNDITQEIKVSGNDVTIITTTPMGTTETKAAVGEESSQSAIDGSPLKVIYKLDGDKLIEEQKGSFESVNVRALEGGQLIMKLAAGNGVTCTRKYDKI